AAAGAAAGAGGTGATGATTGTGGATTCTGGGCCTTTGCCTGATTGTTGGAATTTGATTAGAAAGTTTAATATTAGTAGAAGAACCATAATCATACCTAAATTTTCATGGTTCTTCTGAGGGGGAATTACATGTATGATGAAAAAATTGAAGAACTAATAAGGGAAAAAAAGTATGTACAATTAAGAGATGAATTATCAGAAATGAATTCTGTAGACGTAGCTGATATCCTATCATCTATGGATATTCATATTGCACTAATCCTGTTTAGGATGCTTCCAAAAGATGTGGCGGTGGAAGTGTTTTCAGAGTTTTCCGGTGATATGCGAAAAGAATTAATAGGTCTCATAACAGATAAAGAAATTAAAGATATAGTAGATGAATTATATTTTGATGTTAGAGTAGACGTTATAGAGGAAATGCCTGCTAATATAGTGAAGAAAATTTTAAGAAATACTAAGGAAGATGAAAGAAAACTTATAAACCAGTTTTTAAAATATCCGCAAGATTCTGCTGGTAGCCTAATGACTATAGAATATGTGGAACTAAAAAAGGAAATGGCTGTAAAAGAGGCTATGAAGCATATTAAAGAAACAGGCTTAGACAAAGAAACAGTTTATACTTGTTATGTAACAGGTAAAAATAGGAAATTAGAAGGAATAGTATCTTTAAGGAAATTAGTAATTAGTGAAGAAGATGAAATTATAGAAAATATATTTGATGAAGATGTAATTTATGTAAGTACCCATGACGATCAAGAGACAGTAGCAGGTATTTTTAAAAGATATGGATTTTTAGCATTACCTGTAGTGGATAATGAAAATAGACTTACTGGTATTATAACAGTTGACGATATTATGGAAGTAATTGACCAAGAAACTACAGAAGACTTTCAAAAAATGGCTGCTATGTCGCCATCGGAAGAGCCTTATTTAGAAACAAATACTTTTACATTAGCAAAACATAGAATAATTTGGTTATTAGTTCTTATGATATCTGCAACTTTTACTGGAGGAATAATTAGAAGATATGAAGACCTACTCCAATCTGCAGTTCTTTTAACAGCCTTTATACCCATGTTAATGGATACAGGAGGAAATGCAGGGAGTCAATCCTCAACTTTGATCATTAGGGGACTTGCATTAGGAGATATAAAACTAAGAGATAGTTGGAGAATAATATGGAAAGAATTTAAAATTAGTATAATTGTAGGGATAACTTTAGCTTTTGCAAATTTTTTAAGAATCTACTTTTTAGAAAAAGTAGATTTCGCTGTAGCTTTAACAGTATCTGTAACTTTGTTTGCTACAGTTGTAGTTTCTAAAATAATAGGAGGTATACTACCTATAGTAGCCAAAAAAGTCAATATAGACCCTGCTATTATGGCAGGCCCATTAATTACAACTATAGTAGATGCTATAAGTTTAATAGTTTATTTTTCAATGGCATCTTGGATATTAGGGCTATAGTAAATATGGAAACAGAAAATCTTCTTTCTGGATGGAATATAGAATCCTTGTCAGAAAGAAGATTTTTTTATTTTACAAAGGTTATATATATTTAACTAATTGTAAAATCCCCATTCTTATTCACTTAAAAAACTTAATGCTCATAATATATAGTAATGTTCTAATAATAGGGGGTAGTATATTATGTCAGATTTATTTTTTATAAATTATTATGATTTAAAAGAGGATAAGATTTTTAAATTGCCCCTTGAAGAAATGGTTGAAACTTTACTGCCGAATTATATGGATATAAGTTTTCATATAGATGCCTTAAAGGCACAAGCTATAGTTATAAGGACTAATTTAGTGAGAAGGTCTTTAAAACTCAAAGGTGAAGGTTGTAAAAATCATAAAGGGGTAGATTTTTGTAAAAGCTCCCACTGTTATAATTTTAAAAATATAGAGGAATATCGTTCTATATGGGGGGATAATTTTAATAAAAATAGGGAGAAAATAGGAGAAGCTGTAGAAAATACAAAGGGGATAATATTGACTATAAATGGTAAGCCTATGCAAGCAAAATTTCATCATACCTGTGGTGGAAGTACGGAAAATGCAGAGAATGTTTTAAAGCATCCAGTTATTTATCTAAGGAAAGTTCTATGTAATTATTGTGTAGATTCGCCAAAATGGGAAAATAAAAAAGATTTTTCTGTCTCAGATATTGAAGAAAAATTAAATATAAAATTCCCTATAAATAAAGAAAAAATTGAAATAAAGGAATTTATAGAAGATGTAGAAAGAGATGAAGAAGGAAGAGTAAAGTATGCTTATATGGGAGGAAAAAAATTTGAAGGCAAGGAGTTAATGGATTTATTAGATCTTAGTTCTACTCGTTTTAGTTTTTTTCCTACAAATATTCGTTTTGTATCTCAGGGAGATGGTCATGGGCTAGGATTATGTCAAGAGGGTAGTAGAATAATGGCTGAGAAGGGATATTCCTTTGAAGATATATTAAAATATTACTATACTGGAATAGAAATGGTTAAATACCCTTTTCCTAGTATAAAACAGCCTCTTTTTGGGAAGACAATAATAATAGACCCTGGGCATGGAGGAGAGAATGTTGGATTTAAAGGTGCTAATGGCTCTGAAGAAAAAGAAATTGCATTAAATATAAGTAAAGAATTAAAAAAAGAAATTGAAGAATTAGGGGGAGAAGCTTGTTTAACTAGGAAAGATGATGAGGAAATATTATTAACTAATAGGGCTCATATGGTAAATAAATTAAAACCAGATTTTTTAATAAGTATTCATTTAAATTATATGGCTAACTCTAATAAGAAAGGTGCTGGAGTATATTATTTTAGAGGGGATAGGGAAAGTAAGAAACTAGGAAATATAATTATGAAAAACTTAGAGACTATTGGAGTAATTAATAGGGGTGTAAAAGAGGGAAGGTTTTTCTTGCTTAAGGATGTTTATGTAAGCTCTTTAATAATAGAAATAGGGTATTTATCTAATGCTGAAGAAGAAAAAAACTTATTAAATAGTAATTATATAAAAAGTCAAGCTAAAGTTATTTCAAGAA
This region of Tissierellales bacterium genomic DNA includes:
- a CDS encoding N-acetylmuramoyl-L-alanine amidase → MSDLFFINYYDLKEDKIFKLPLEEMVETLLPNYMDISFHIDALKAQAIVIRTNLVRRSLKLKGEGCKNHKGVDFCKSSHCYNFKNIEEYRSIWGDNFNKNREKIGEAVENTKGIILTINGKPMQAKFHHTCGGSTENAENVLKHPVIYLRKVLCNYCVDSPKWENKKDFSVSDIEEKLNIKFPINKEKIEIKEFIEDVERDEEGRVKYAYMGGKKFEGKELMDLLDLSSTRFSFFPTNIRFVSQGDGHGLGLCQEGSRIMAEKGYSFEDILKYYYTGIEMVKYPFPSIKQPLFGKTIIIDPGHGGENVGFKGANGSEEKEIALNISKELKKEIEELGGEACLTRKDDEEILLTNRAHMVNKLKPDFLISIHLNYMANSNKKGAGVYYFRGDRESKKLGNIIMKNLETIGVINRGVKEGRFFLLKDVYVSSLIIEIGYLSNAEEEKNLLNSNYIKSQAKVISRSIVEYFES
- the mgtE gene encoding magnesium transporter, with product MYDEKIEELIREKKYVQLRDELSEMNSVDVADILSSMDIHIALILFRMLPKDVAVEVFSEFSGDMRKELIGLITDKEIKDIVDELYFDVRVDVIEEMPANIVKKILRNTKEDERKLINQFLKYPQDSAGSLMTIEYVELKKEMAVKEAMKHIKETGLDKETVYTCYVTGKNRKLEGIVSLRKLVISEEDEIIENIFDEDVIYVSTHDDQETVAGIFKRYGFLALPVVDNENRLTGIITVDDIMEVIDQETTEDFQKMAAMSPSEEPYLETNTFTLAKHRIIWLLVLMISATFTGGIIRRYEDLLQSAVLLTAFIPMLMDTGGNAGSQSSTLIIRGLALGDIKLRDSWRIIWKEFKISIIVGITLAFANFLRIYFLEKVDFAVALTVSVTLFATVVVSKIIGGILPIVAKKVNIDPAIMAGPLITTIVDAISLIVYFSMASWILGL